One window of the Colletotrichum destructivum chromosome 6, complete sequence genome contains the following:
- a CDS encoding Putative Rab-GAP-TBC domain-containing protein yields MMIYGHQDVDLAGPSPGSPPGMTSSKTSKSSSFKSFHSDDNSVLDDVSHFEEIGLDDDASHYDTHRARDTHPPKASQPYSRSYSNDFRPISWKPPHSRSPPMARDLAKPRSTSGAADLAPNVRSNSRSSSRPPFLSLKTDGHVLNRRSPSAGRLSDTRRSPVNPVNSRGFASHSTTSLHFPRKNRSPSPNFSLLPRDPNVPLKPRRESWQSTQDRKSALELEKECDEDDTDDIPDGLILDNVPISPRPRQERTPSRPTSSSGVSPNRPPKERVRSVGNGTPPVPVDSGCLRSPSWKSDTALSSIGEHGAPEPLRNRARSWNLALAELNADAKDLTEKLEEHSDYVREKAAENANPTGRHTWNGKSLEQHAQKPRVKSALPELPPIRHQTNIMIDPLPISKEKEAVLSRTRPSWLPPKDPAEEKRHLREYKKMMARSAEADRRREVSREAKKSTRDTTADNLMRVWDDDIIPRWTDAVRERRTRELWWKGIAPRSRGTVWARAIGNELGLSGKSYNAALGRAQELEGRVTASKGDSEDIRRAAWLSAIRKDVADHTWQDLRIFQVGGPLHQSLVDVLFAYALYRSDIGYVKGSNTLAALLLLNLPSPSATFIALANVLNRPLPLSFYSEDPGAKASAYNLVMQTLSVKSPRLHEHLTKDISEGYADFYLGNFFMGLGTTHLAMDEAARLWDVYVFEGDAVLVRAAVATLMRHEMALLGVKSAGEARKIIESGAHKDGRKAVVGDDGAEDRWMRAVREAGKA; encoded by the exons ATGATGATATACGGGCATCAAGACGTTGATCTCGCTGGTCCCAGCCCAGGTTCGCCCCCAGGCATGACGTCTTCCAAAACATCAAAGTCTTCTTCGTTCAAATCCTTCCATTCCGACGACAACAGCGTCCTGGACGACGTGAGTCATTTTGAAGAAATCGGTCTAGACGACGATGCTTCCCATTACGACACCCACCGCGCCCGCGACACACATCCCCCGAAGGCCTCGCAGCCCTACTCGAGATCGTATTCCAACGACTTTCGCCCTATATCATGGAAGCCGCCGCATTCTCGCTCCCCGCCCATGGCCCGGGATCTCGCCAAACCCAGAAGCACGAGCGGAGCCGCAGATCTCGCCCCCAACGTCCGCTCCAACTCACGATCCTCCTCGCGACCCCCTTTTCTGAGCTTGAAGACCGACGGCCACGTCCTCAACCGCCGAAGCCCCAGCGCTGGTCGCCTTTCCGATACCCGTCGAAGCCCCGTAAACCCCGTCAACTCTCGAGGCTTTGCGAGCCACTCAACGACTTCCCTCCATTTCCCCCGCAAGAACCGCAGCCCGAGCCCCAACTTTTCGTTACTTCCGAGAGACCCCAACGTGCCCCTGAAGCCCCGACGGGAAAGCTGGCAGTCGACCCAAGACCGGAAGTCGGCATTGGAACTGGAAAAGGAGtgcgacgaggacgacacgGACGATATCCCCGATGGTCTCATTCTCGATAATGTCCCCATCTCGCCCCGACCTCGACAGGAGCGAACACCCAGCCGGCCAACCTCGTCCTCCGGGGTGTCACCCAACAGACCGCCAAAAGAAAGAGTCCGTAGTGTTGGCAACGGAACACCCCCTGTCCCCGTTGATTCGGGATGTCTACGTTCCCCATCCTGGAAGTCGGACACGGCCTTGTCATCCATCGGAGAGCATGGTGCGCCCGAGCCCCTCAGGAATCGCGCGAGAAGCTGGAACCTCGCACTTGCAGAGCTTAAtgccgacgccaaggacTTGACGGAGAAGCTTGAAGAGCACTCGGACTATGTTCGCGAGAAAGCCGCGGAAAACGCTAACCCCACGGGACGCCACACTTGGAACGGCAAGTCCCTCGAGCAACACGCGCAGAAGCCTCGGGTCAAGTCTGCGTTGCCTGAACTGCCTCCGATCCGGCACCAGACCAACATCATGATTGACCCACTTCCAATTtccaaggaaaaggaagcAGTTCTCAGCCGCACACGGCCCTCATGGCTTCCACCCAAGgacccggccgaggagaagcgccATCTGCGAGAGTACAAGAAGATGATGGCTCGCAGCGCCGAGGCAGACCGACGTCGCGAGGTCTCGCGCGAGGCCAAAAAGTCAACTCGAGACACGACGGCCGATAACCTGATGCGAGTCTGGGACGATGATATTATTCCTAGGTGGACCGATGCCGTGCGAGAGCGTCGAACGCGCGAGTTGTGGTGGAAGGGAATTGCTCCCCGCAGCAGAGGCACCGTCTGGGCGAGGGCCATAGGCAACGAACTGGGCCTCTCCGGGAAGTCGTACAATGCCGCCCTCGGTCGAGCTCAAGAACTTGAGGGGAGAGTTACCGCCAGCAAGGGTGACTCTGAGGACATTCGGAGAGCAGCTTGGCTCTCGGCCATCCGCAAAGACGTGGCCGATCACACTTGGCAGGATCTACGCATCTTCCAGGTTGGCGGGCCACTGCATCAgagcctcgtcgacgtcttgTTTGCCTATGCGCTGTACAGGAGCGACATCGGCTACGTCAAGGGAAGTAAC ACTCTTGCAGCTCTTTTGTTGCTCAATCTTCCCTCGCCATCCGCGACATTCATCGCCCTTGCCAATGTCCTAAACCGCCCATTGCCTCTTAGTTTCTACTCGGAGGACCCTGGTGCGAAAGCTTCGGCCTACAACCTGGTCATGCAGACGCTAAGCGTCAAGTCTCCCCGACTCCACGAGCACCTGACCAAGGACATTTCAGAAGGCTACGCGGACTTCTACCTCGGCAACTTCTTCATGGGACTCGGCACGACTCACCTGGCCATGGATGAAGCAGCCCGTCTTTGGGATGTGTACGTCTTCGAGGGTGACGCGGTGTTAGTTCGGGCCGCTGTGGCCACACTGATGCGTCACGAGATGGCGCTCCTGGGCGTCAAGTCTGCCGGAGAGGCCAGGAAGATAATCGAAAGTGGCGCCCACAAGGACGGCCGCAAGGCTGTCGTtggagatgacggcgccgaggaccgcTGGATGCGAGCTGTTCGGGAAGCGGGCAAGGCCTAA